In one Steroidobacteraceae bacterium genomic region, the following are encoded:
- the gluQRS gene encoding tRNA glutamyl-Q(34) synthetase GluQRS produces the protein MSDGNASTANGTIATDRRSLIPSRQAANGRFAPSPTGHLHLGSLVVAIASYLEARAHGGQWRLRIDDLDTARVKPGCSDSIIQLLERLGLEWDGPVTYQSKRLPHYRDALDQLARLNRLYHCHCSRKDLAQDPGSSTGAYPGTCREQSFPATESATRFRVTDTDVVVIDDGVSGRLSWSLRELGDVIVKRRDSVIAYQLAVVVDDELDGVRHVVRGADLLPSTAWQVQLQRCLGFSQPRYAHIPLVVEADGRKLSKRDHAIAVRDDAGTALLAQCLGLLRMIVPPGLEREKPANLMKWATAHWSISRLSGVREIRAPA, from the coding sequence GTGAGCGACGGGAACGCCAGTACGGCGAACGGGACGATCGCTACCGATAGGCGATCGCTCATACCTTCGCGCCAGGCCGCGAACGGGCGGTTCGCGCCATCGCCGACGGGGCACCTCCATCTCGGTTCCCTGGTGGTCGCCATCGCGAGCTATCTCGAGGCTCGCGCCCACGGCGGACAGTGGCGCCTGCGCATCGATGACCTGGACACGGCGCGGGTCAAGCCTGGCTGCAGCGACTCCATAATCCAGCTGCTCGAACGCTTGGGTCTCGAATGGGATGGCCCGGTAACGTACCAGTCGAAACGACTGCCCCACTACCGTGACGCACTCGATCAACTCGCCCGGCTGAATCGGTTGTACCACTGCCATTGTTCACGCAAGGATCTCGCGCAGGACCCTGGTTCCAGCACCGGAGCCTATCCCGGCACCTGCCGTGAACAGTCGTTTCCCGCGACAGAGTCAGCCACCAGGTTTCGCGTCACGGATACGGATGTCGTGGTCATCGACGATGGCGTTAGCGGTCGGCTGTCCTGGAGTCTTCGCGAACTGGGCGATGTGATCGTCAAGCGTCGCGACAGTGTCATCGCCTACCAGCTCGCAGTTGTAGTCGACGATGAGCTGGACGGGGTCCGCCATGTGGTACGCGGCGCGGATTTGCTGCCGAGCACCGCCTGGCAGGTGCAATTGCAGCGCTGCCTCGGTTTTTCACAACCGCGCTACGCCCACATACCTCTCGTTGTAGAGGCGGACGGGCGTAAACTGTCGAAACGCGACCATGCCATTGCTGTTCGCGACGACGCGGGCACGGCGCTGCTCGCGCAGTGCCTCGGGCTTCTCCGTATGATCGTTCCACCGGGCCTCGAGCGCGAAAAGCCGGCGAACCTAATGAAATGGGCTACCGCGCACTGGAGCATATCTCGTCTTTCGGGCGTACGTGAGATTCGCGCACCAGCCTGA
- the dksA gene encoding RNA polymerase-binding protein DksA, giving the protein MPKRGERYMNQEQLDHFRNILNSWKRDLMEEVDRTVSHMKDEAANFPDPNDRATQEEEFSLELRTRDRERKLIRKIDEALKRIEDGSYGYCLETGEEIGIKRLEARPVATLSIEAQERRERRERQYGERDDRYR; this is encoded by the coding sequence GTGCCCAAGCGCGGCGAGCGCTACATGAACCAGGAGCAGCTCGACCATTTTCGCAATATCCTCAACAGCTGGAAGCGCGACCTCATGGAGGAGGTTGATCGGACCGTCTCGCACATGAAGGACGAGGCCGCAAATTTCCCGGATCCGAACGACCGTGCGACCCAGGAGGAAGAGTTCAGCCTCGAGCTGCGCACACGGGATCGCGAACGCAAGCTCATCCGCAAGATCGATGAGGCGCTCAAGCGCATTGAGGATGGTAGCTATGGCTACTGCCTTGAAACCGGCGAAGAGATAGGTATCAAGCGACTCGAAGCACGGCCGGTGGCGACACTCAGTATCGAAGCTCAGGAAAGACGTGAGCGACGGGAACGCCAGTACGGCGAACGGGACGATCGCTACCGATAG
- the glgB gene encoding 1,4-alpha-glucan branching protein GlgB: MEQLVAGRWADPFAVLGAHQTPVGTIVRSLQPGAVQVDVIYGNRAISMRMVHPAGLFEAACQGDLNDYQLRIHKAGGEQICDDPYRFPSPLGELDRYLAAQGRHSRLQELFGARPMKLMDVSGVYFAVWAPNAGRVSVVGDFNDWDGRVHVMRHHPGSGIWDLFIPGLSCGARYKFELLDSVMQLLPLKSDPWARYIEQPPGNASIVFQDAYEWRDDQWMRGRDSKRQFFAPMCIYEVHLGSWARVPEQDGRSLGYAELAQRLIPYVREQGFSHIELLPVMEHPFGGSWGYQPTGLFAPTSRFGTPDDFRRFVDACHRAGIGVILDWVPGHFPHDAHGLARFDGTALYEHEDPRQGLHPDWGTAIYNFERNEVVNFLLANAAFWISSFHIDALRVDAVASMLYLDYSRKAGEWIPNRDGSNQNLAAIEFLRRLNCDVHALGAFTIAEESTSWPGVSRPVESGGLGFSFKWNMGWMNDTLRYVREDPVHRRHHHELLTFGMLYAYSENFILPVSHDEVVHGKGSLLSRMPGDEWQQFANVRSYLSFQYGFPGKKLLFMGCEFAQRAEWAHDRSLDWHLLADSRHAGVQRLVRDLNHLLVNQPALYAADHEASGFCWLSVDDRDASVLAFLRLANEAMPVVVAVNFTPVPRRDYRIGLPRAGQYHELLNSDATEYGGGGIGNLGCVHAEARPWAGFPASAALTLPPLAAVFLGLESR; this comes from the coding sequence TTGGAGCAGCTGGTAGCGGGGCGTTGGGCAGACCCCTTCGCGGTTCTCGGTGCGCACCAGACGCCGGTTGGCACGATTGTTCGCAGTTTGCAGCCGGGCGCCGTACAGGTCGATGTGATTTACGGCAATCGGGCGATATCGATGCGCATGGTCCATCCGGCCGGGCTGTTCGAGGCGGCCTGCCAGGGCGACTTGAATGACTATCAGCTCCGGATTCACAAGGCTGGCGGTGAGCAAATCTGCGACGATCCGTACAGGTTCCCATCACCCTTGGGAGAACTCGACCGGTATCTCGCTGCGCAAGGTCGACACTCGCGTTTGCAGGAATTGTTCGGCGCTCGCCCGATGAAGCTCATGGACGTCAGCGGAGTTTATTTTGCCGTATGGGCGCCGAATGCCGGACGTGTCAGCGTGGTCGGCGATTTCAACGACTGGGACGGAAGAGTCCATGTCATGCGCCACCATCCGGGCAGCGGCATATGGGATCTGTTCATTCCTGGGCTGAGCTGCGGTGCGCGATACAAGTTCGAACTGCTTGACAGCGTGATGCAGCTGTTGCCTTTGAAGAGCGATCCGTGGGCACGTTACATCGAGCAGCCGCCGGGCAACGCCTCCATCGTATTCCAGGATGCATACGAGTGGCGCGATGATCAGTGGATGCGGGGGCGGGACAGCAAAAGGCAATTCTTCGCCCCGATGTGCATTTACGAAGTACATCTTGGGTCGTGGGCACGAGTCCCGGAGCAGGACGGGCGTTCCCTTGGCTACGCGGAGCTCGCGCAGCGCTTGATTCCCTACGTGCGCGAACAGGGCTTCAGCCACATCGAGTTGCTGCCAGTGATGGAGCATCCATTCGGCGGTTCATGGGGCTATCAACCTACCGGACTGTTTGCACCAACGAGCCGGTTCGGTACGCCCGATGATTTCCGCAGGTTCGTCGATGCCTGCCATCGGGCGGGTATCGGCGTCATCCTCGATTGGGTACCGGGGCACTTTCCTCATGATGCCCATGGACTGGCACGATTCGACGGTACGGCGCTCTATGAGCACGAAGATCCCCGTCAGGGCCTGCATCCGGATTGGGGTACGGCGATTTACAATTTCGAACGCAACGAAGTCGTGAATTTTCTGCTCGCAAACGCAGCCTTCTGGATCAGTTCGTTTCATATCGATGCATTGCGGGTTGATGCTGTGGCATCGATGCTCTACCTGGACTACTCCCGCAAAGCAGGTGAATGGATACCGAATCGCGACGGGTCGAATCAGAATCTGGCCGCTATTGAATTTCTGCGACGATTGAACTGCGACGTGCATGCACTTGGCGCATTTACGATCGCCGAGGAATCGACGTCATGGCCTGGCGTCAGCCGCCCGGTCGAGAGCGGTGGGCTGGGATTCAGTTTCAAATGGAACATGGGCTGGATGAACGATACGCTGCGCTATGTCCGCGAAGACCCGGTGCATAGAAGGCATCACCACGAATTGCTCACGTTCGGAATGCTCTACGCCTATAGCGAGAACTTCATCCTGCCGGTCTCACATGACGAAGTTGTGCATGGCAAGGGTTCCTTGCTGAGTCGCATGCCAGGAGACGAATGGCAACAATTTGCAAACGTGCGGTCGTATCTCTCCTTCCAGTATGGTTTCCCGGGCAAGAAATTGCTGTTCATGGGTTGCGAATTTGCACAGCGTGCCGAATGGGCACACGATCGGTCGCTTGACTGGCATCTGCTGGCGGACTCGCGACATGCAGGCGTCCAGCGGCTGGTGCGCGATTTGAATCATTTATTGGTAAATCAGCCCGCACTGTATGCTGCGGACCATGAAGCATCCGGCTTTTGCTGGTTGAGCGTGGACGATAGGGACGCGAGCGTGCTCGCGTTTTTGCGCCTCGCCAATGAGGCGATGCCGGTCGTAGTTGCCGTCAATTTCACGCCCGTACCGAGGCGCGATTACCGCATCGGGCTTCCCCGTGCGGGCCAATACCACGAACTGCTCAACAGCGATGCCACGGAATATGGCGGTGGAGGCATCGGCAATCTGGGCTGCGTCCATGCTGAAGCAAGGCCCTGGGCCGGTTTTCCGGCAAGCGCCGCGTTGACCCTGCCGCCGCTCGCAGCGGTCTTTCTCGGTCTGGAGAGTCGCTAG
- the glgX gene encoding glycogen debranching protein GlgX, which produces MIRAGQSYPLGAHCIDGGVNFAVYSGVATRVELCLFDASGRESRFDLPACDHGVWHGFLADCHAGQLYGYRVHGPFEPTRGHWCNPRKLLIDPYAKKLSGALRWHVTHQPCQVPNRPFIMDATDSGPYMAKAIVTDDTLANAVRSTRARNERVVYEIHPRGFTMLHPDVPVGDRGLLRGLRNGQVLDYLRVLGITTLELMPIQAFYDEEFLARQGMHNYWGYSPLAFQAVEPRYLGPDGPGELGDLIRAAHERNLEVVLDVVLNHTAEGDSRGPLIGLRGFDNAAYYRLDSQDGSKYLNYTGCGNTLNVDHPRVVQLLLDSLRHWVLTYGVDGFRFDLATTLGRSNTAFVPTAPLLTALDQDPVLCRCIRIAEPWDVGPQGYRLGGFPAAWSEWNDRFRDSVRRFWRGDAGEAAEFARRLHGSADLFESSGRQPTASLNFVTCHDGMTVADLVSYNHKHNDANGENNRDGHNENFSQNHGIEGDTDDPVIATLRRKQRLNLLFSTILASGTPMLLAGDEIGHSQRGNNNAYAQDNELAWINWSRLGATGDHVAAVSAALAVRKAHAVIRRDFYAHGGPSCLDGYRDIDWLGANAEPVDGQFWQSTRQLLLLLAPQRPEEGAAVAMAFNTGEAGTVQRLPPAPPACKWRCLLCSGTELPQIDRDTGHWPLEPRSTTVWALEPD; this is translated from the coding sequence ATGATCCGGGCAGGGCAGTCCTATCCGCTTGGCGCACATTGCATCGACGGTGGTGTCAATTTTGCAGTGTATTCGGGCGTCGCGACTCGCGTCGAACTATGTTTGTTCGATGCCAGTGGCCGTGAATCCCGGTTTGATTTGCCTGCATGCGACCATGGCGTCTGGCACGGATTTCTTGCTGATTGCCATGCCGGCCAGTTGTACGGGTATCGTGTCCACGGGCCCTTCGAGCCCACGCGAGGCCATTGGTGCAATCCGAGGAAACTTTTGATCGACCCTTATGCAAAGAAATTGTCCGGCGCGTTGCGATGGCATGTCACCCACCAGCCGTGCCAGGTCCCGAACCGCCCGTTCATCATGGATGCAACGGATAGTGGTCCGTATATGGCCAAGGCGATCGTCACTGACGATACCCTGGCAAATGCGGTCAGATCGACCCGCGCGCGCAACGAGCGGGTAGTCTACGAAATCCATCCACGCGGTTTTACGATGCTTCATCCCGATGTGCCCGTGGGTGATCGCGGCCTATTGCGCGGGCTGCGCAATGGGCAGGTCCTCGATTACCTGCGTGTGCTCGGAATCACCACGCTCGAGCTGATGCCGATCCAGGCGTTTTACGATGAAGAGTTCCTCGCCCGGCAGGGCATGCACAATTATTGGGGCTATAGTCCGCTCGCCTTCCAGGCTGTCGAGCCACGCTATCTCGGCCCGGACGGACCCGGCGAGCTCGGGGATCTCATTCGGGCCGCGCATGAGCGCAATCTCGAGGTCGTACTGGACGTGGTCTTGAATCACACGGCTGAAGGCGATTCACGCGGACCGTTGATTGGGTTACGCGGCTTCGATAACGCGGCGTATTACCGCCTGGACAGCCAGGACGGCTCGAAATACCTGAACTACACCGGTTGCGGGAATACGCTGAATGTGGATCACCCGCGTGTTGTGCAGCTACTGCTCGACAGCCTACGCCACTGGGTCCTGACTTACGGGGTCGACGGTTTCCGCTTCGATCTTGCGACGACTTTGGGGCGCAGCAATACGGCATTCGTTCCGACCGCGCCATTGCTGACGGCGCTCGACCAGGACCCAGTCCTCTGCAGATGTATTCGCATCGCCGAACCCTGGGACGTTGGACCGCAGGGCTATCGACTGGGCGGGTTCCCCGCCGCCTGGAGCGAATGGAATGACCGTTTTCGAGACAGCGTCCGTCGATTCTGGAGAGGCGATGCCGGCGAGGCGGCGGAGTTCGCCCGGCGCTTGCACGGTTCCGCGGATTTGTTCGAATCGAGCGGCAGGCAGCCGACCGCCAGCCTGAATTTCGTCACCTGCCACGATGGAATGACGGTGGCCGACCTCGTCAGCTACAACCACAAGCACAACGATGCGAATGGCGAGAACAATCGCGACGGGCACAACGAGAATTTCAGCCAAAACCATGGCATCGAGGGCGATACCGACGATCCAGTCATAGCCACGCTGAGGCGAAAGCAGCGGCTCAATCTGCTCTTCTCGACGATCCTCGCGAGCGGGACTCCGATGTTGCTCGCGGGCGATGAAATCGGGCACAGTCAGCGTGGCAACAACAATGCCTACGCGCAGGACAATGAGCTCGCGTGGATCAACTGGAGTCGACTCGGTGCGACGGGCGATCACGTTGCAGCTGTGTCAGCGGCGCTTGCGGTGCGCAAGGCTCACGCCGTGATTCGACGCGATTTCTACGCCCATGGCGGACCCAGCTGCCTCGATGGTTACCGCGACATCGACTGGTTGGGTGCCAATGCCGAACCCGTTGACGGCCAGTTCTGGCAAAGCACCAGGCAGCTGTTGCTGCTGTTGGCACCACAACGGCCGGAGGAAGGGGCCGCCGTGGCGATGGCATTCAACACGGGCGAGGCCGGTACGGTTCAGCGCCTTCCTCCCGCACCGCCAGCGTGCAAATGGCGCTGCCTCCTTTGCTCGGGAACCGAATTGCCGCAAATTGACCGCGATACCGGCCATTGGCCATTGGAGCCTCGCTCGACGACTGTGTGGGCTCTCGAACCGGACTGA
- the phaR gene encoding polyhydroxyalkanoate synthesis repressor PhaR, with amino-acid sequence MNEPRIIKKYPNRRLYDTSESRYITLGDIRRLVLERVDFVVIDKKSSADITRSILLQVIAEQETTADPVMSRDFLAQIIRAYGGAMQGVLGNYLEQSLRLFTQQQRDLRDRVKSIIGVDPVESVAGIAQKNLQRWRAMQDDILRNIASGGRRADNDSENRTDD; translated from the coding sequence ATGAACGAACCGCGGATCATCAAGAAGTATCCGAACCGGCGCCTTTACGACACCAGCGAGAGCCGATACATCACGCTGGGGGACATCCGGCGCCTCGTCCTGGAGCGCGTTGACTTCGTCGTCATCGACAAGAAAAGTTCTGCCGACATCACCCGCAGCATATTGCTGCAGGTGATTGCCGAGCAGGAAACGACTGCCGACCCGGTGATGAGCCGCGATTTCCTTGCACAGATTATCCGTGCCTATGGCGGAGCGATGCAGGGAGTACTGGGAAATTATCTGGAACAGAGCCTGCGACTCTTCACCCAGCAGCAACGCGATCTGCGAGACAGGGTGAAGTCCATCATCGGTGTGGATCCCGTCGAGTCGGTTGCTGGCATTGCGCAGAAGAATCTGCAGCGATGGCGGGCCATGCAGGATGACATTCTACGCAACATTGCCAGTGGCGGCCGCCGCGCGGACAACGACAGCGAGAATCGCACAGACGACTAA
- the queF gene encoding preQ(1) synthase has translation MPTKPTTALETFPNPTIAQDYLIHMRIPEFTCLCPRTGQPDFAELDLRYVPDRLCVELKSLKLYIWSFRNRGAFHEAVTNEIADHLQRHLRARYLQLTAKFNVRGGIHTSVRVVRRKRGWRGDLSRPEVI, from the coding sequence ATGCCAACCAAGCCGACGACCGCGCTCGAGACATTTCCGAATCCGACCATTGCGCAGGACTACCTTATCCACATGCGCATCCCGGAGTTCACCTGTCTGTGCCCCAGGACCGGTCAGCCGGATTTCGCGGAGCTGGATTTGCGCTATGTGCCGGACCGGCTCTGTGTCGAACTGAAGTCACTCAAACTCTACATTTGGTCGTTTCGCAATCGTGGCGCGTTCCATGAAGCCGTCACCAACGAAATCGCGGATCACCTGCAGCGTCATCTGCGTGCGCGTTATCTGCAGCTGACCGCGAAATTCAACGTCCGTGGGGGCATCCATACTTCGGTGCGGGTCGTGCGCCGCAAGCGCGGATGGCGCGGCGACCTCAGCCGGCCAGAAGTAATTTAA
- a CDS encoding glycogen/starch/alpha-glucan phosphorylase — protein sequence MAKSGNDDGARPTEPYLHPPPPARDAESIRLSFIHAYCHVLGRYRLTDRMPDVYQATAMAVRERIMPAWQQTRIRTDRKPVRRAFYLSLEYLLGRLLQSTMHNLDIEAECGDALHALAIEMEEVIAAEHDAGLGNGGLGRLAACFLDSCASLALPVSGYGIRYRYGIFRQRISDGRQIEDPDSWLREGYPWEIERIDESLVVQFGGWTECYAAQAETEPLRYRWVGTEDVLAVPFDIPVPGYRNGIVNTLRLWSAMATSEFNLDEFNAGSYTESVAAKNAAENITMVLYPNATSENGKELRLRQQYFLASASLQDVLREWCRHHPGQFDKFDDFHCFQLNDTHPAIAVAELMRLLMDVHGLGWDRAFAITQKSMAYTNHTLLPEALETWPVAMFRRLLPRLLDIILEINARMLAQIADRWPGDEARQRRMSLVDESHEPMLRMAHLAIAGSFSVNGVAELHSQLLTERLFRDFHELWPERFNNKTNGVTPRRWLGIANPGLSAVIDSAIGPQWRRDLCLLRELESFADDPGFRKLWRDARQRNKTRMLAQVNHICRAHIDGDMLIDVQVKRIHEYKRQLLNALHAIRLYARLCAGMTIGPARRCVLIGGKAAPGYVMAKTIIKLINNVATIINGDERTNARLQMHFLPDYNVTMMEMLAPGADLSVQISTAGKEASGTGNMKFMLNGAMTIGTLDGANVEILEAVGADNFFLFGLTVEQIDALRPHYDPNTIISASSDFSAVMQMLESGVFNRNEPGIFDSVVASIRDPHDPWMTAADFESFSDAQDAVSAAFVDQQRWTRMSIANCAAAGRFSSDRTIADYNSEIWRLASLQT from the coding sequence ATGGCAAAGTCCGGGAACGATGACGGCGCACGTCCGACGGAACCATATCTGCATCCACCGCCGCCAGCCCGTGATGCCGAGTCGATACGATTGTCGTTCATCCATGCCTACTGCCATGTCCTTGGCCGATATCGCCTGACAGACCGCATGCCGGACGTGTACCAGGCGACCGCAATGGCGGTGCGCGAGCGAATCATGCCCGCGTGGCAGCAGACGCGGATACGTACCGATCGGAAGCCGGTCCGCAGGGCATTCTACTTGTCCCTTGAGTATCTGCTTGGACGTCTGCTGCAATCCACCATGCACAACCTCGATATCGAGGCGGAGTGTGGCGACGCGCTGCACGCATTGGCCATAGAGATGGAAGAGGTGATTGCGGCGGAGCACGACGCTGGACTTGGTAATGGCGGTCTGGGTCGACTTGCTGCCTGCTTCCTTGACAGTTGCGCGTCGCTGGCGCTGCCCGTTTCCGGATACGGTATTCGTTATCGGTATGGAATATTCCGACAAAGAATCAGTGATGGACGCCAGATCGAAGATCCCGACTCGTGGTTGCGCGAAGGATATCCCTGGGAAATTGAGCGGATCGACGAGAGCCTCGTGGTGCAATTTGGCGGATGGACCGAATGCTATGCCGCGCAGGCGGAGACGGAGCCTCTGCGTTACCGATGGGTCGGCACGGAAGATGTATTGGCTGTGCCATTTGACATTCCCGTTCCCGGTTATCGCAATGGCATCGTTAACACGCTCCGACTCTGGTCGGCCATGGCAACCAGCGAATTCAATCTCGATGAATTCAACGCGGGAAGCTATACCGAGTCGGTGGCCGCGAAGAATGCGGCTGAGAACATCACCATGGTTCTCTACCCCAACGCCACGAGCGAGAACGGCAAGGAATTACGACTGCGGCAGCAATATTTCCTGGCCTCAGCGAGCCTGCAGGACGTGCTCCGTGAGTGGTGTCGCCATCATCCCGGTCAATTCGATAAGTTCGACGATTTCCATTGCTTCCAGCTCAATGACACGCATCCTGCGATTGCGGTCGCGGAGCTTATGCGTCTGCTTATGGATGTGCACGGCCTCGGTTGGGACCGAGCCTTTGCCATCACGCAAAAAAGCATGGCCTACACCAACCATACCCTGCTTCCGGAGGCCCTGGAGACCTGGCCTGTTGCGATGTTTCGCAGGCTGCTGCCACGCCTGCTCGACATCATCCTGGAAATCAATGCACGCATGCTCGCACAGATTGCAGACCGTTGGCCCGGTGACGAGGCACGTCAACGGCGGATGTCGCTGGTGGATGAGTCGCACGAGCCGATGCTGCGCATGGCGCATCTTGCAATTGCCGGCAGTTTCTCGGTGAACGGTGTTGCCGAACTGCATTCGCAATTACTGACCGAACGCCTGTTTCGCGATTTTCACGAACTCTGGCCGGAGAGATTCAACAACAAAACCAACGGCGTAACGCCGAGGCGCTGGCTTGGCATAGCCAACCCGGGCCTGTCCGCAGTCATCGATTCGGCCATCGGGCCACAGTGGCGCCGTGATCTGTGCTTGCTGCGCGAGCTTGAGTCGTTCGCTGACGATCCGGGCTTTCGCAAGCTTTGGCGGGACGCGCGGCAGCGGAATAAAACCCGCATGTTGGCGCAGGTAAACCATATCTGCCGTGCGCATATCGATGGCGACATGCTGATCGATGTTCAGGTCAAGCGGATTCACGAATACAAACGCCAGCTCCTGAACGCTCTGCATGCCATCCGGCTCTACGCCAGATTGTGCGCCGGAATGACCATCGGTCCAGCGAGGCGCTGTGTACTGATCGGCGGCAAGGCGGCGCCTGGTTACGTGATGGCCAAGACCATCATCAAACTGATCAACAATGTCGCGACGATCATCAATGGTGATGAGCGTACGAATGCACGACTGCAGATGCATTTTCTTCCGGACTACAACGTGACGATGATGGAAATGCTGGCGCCAGGCGCAGATCTTTCTGTGCAGATTTCGACGGCTGGAAAGGAAGCGTCCGGAACTGGCAACATGAAATTCATGTTGAACGGCGCCATGACAATTGGCACGTTGGATGGGGCGAATGTAGAGATCCTCGAAGCAGTCGGTGCTGATAATTTCTTCCTGTTCGGGCTGACGGTGGAGCAGATTGATGCACTGCGCCCCCACTACGACCCGAATACGATCATATCGGCATCAAGCGATTTCAGCGCCGTGATGCAGATGCTGGAGTCGGGGGTGTTCAATCGCAATGAGCCCGGTATTTTTGATTCCGTAGTGGCAAGTATTCGCGATCCGCACGACCCCTGGATGACCGCGGCCGATTTCGAGAGCTTTTCCGACGCACAGGATGCAGTTTCCGCTGCCTTCGTCGACCAGCAGCGTTGGACTCGAATGAGCATCGCCAATTGCGCGGCCGCAGGACGATTTTCCAGCGACCGGACTATTGCCGATTACAACAGCGAGATCTGGCGCCTGGCATCCCTGCAGACATGA